One Belonocnema kinseyi isolate 2016_QV_RU_SX_M_011 chromosome 6, B_treatae_v1, whole genome shotgun sequence genomic region harbors:
- the LOC117175493 gene encoding deleted in azoospermia protein 3-like produces MVSQDSPSTVSRHPQSTMSRHLLYTVFQHQPPTGLVFLFITRYNRPSLMVSQDPPSTVSRHAPSTGSRHQLTTGIRFYPTTVPKHPPLTSPSHPSLPTPVDPPLNKVHAPTYDQTYVSAYNDVQVTNYYGNQERILHGAQAPTYNGTLASMFYGAQAPAFHGIQAPNPSGFQVPTYDGTQVPSHTGTPAVASSGAQAPIFTWAHGPTLNGVQTPTSHGTHVPAYNDTPESAIYRSRMPVYNYTQTYPHYSVQALTTYEVPPPVDHWGQTYPIA; encoded by the coding sequence ATGGTGTCCCAGGACTCGCCATCTACGGTGTCCAGGCACCCGCAATCCACGATGTCCAGGCACCTACTCTACACGGTATTCCAGCATCAACCTCCAACGGGCCTCGTGTTCCTCTTCATAACGAGGTATAATCGTCCATCCCTAATGGTGTCCCAGGACCCGCCATCTACGGTGTCCAGGCACGCACCTTCAACGGGGTCCAGACACCAGCTTACAACGGGAATCAGGTTTTACCCCACCACGGTGCCCAAGCACCCGCCTTTAACGTCGCCCAGTCACCCGTCTTTACCGACGCCCGTGGACCCGCCTTTGAACAAGGTGCATGCACCCACCTACGACCAGACTTATGTATCCGCCTACAATGATGTTCAGGTAACAAACTACTATGGTAACCAAGAACGCATCCTTCACGGTGCTCAGGCACCTACTTACAACGGGACACTGGCGTCCATGTTCTACGGTGCCCAGGCACCAGCCTTCCACGGTATCCAGGCACCTAACCCCAGCGGTTTTCAAGTACCGACCTACGACGGGACTCAAGTTCCATCCCACACCGGTACTCCAGCTGTTGCTTCCAGTGGCGCTCAGGCGCCCATCTTCACCTGGGCACATGGACCCACTCTCAACGGTGTTCAGACACCTACCTCCCACGGGACTCACGTGCCCGCCTACAACGATACCCCAGAATCCGCCATCTACCGGTCCCGCATGCCCGTCTACAATTATACCCAAACATACCCACATTACTCGGTGCAAGCACTCACAACCTATGAGGTCCCGCCACCCGTCGACCATTGGGGGCAAACTTATCCCATAGCATGA